A portion of the Scylla paramamosain isolate STU-SP2022 chromosome 2, ASM3559412v1, whole genome shotgun sequence genome contains these proteins:
- the LOC135110618 gene encoding ets DNA-binding protein pokkuri-like — MKVPPLNLTPDVNRVGMALPFSPDLLWRYPLSLPQSASPSSPMLDVKTQMPTHLAADPRHWSRDDVTAFLRWFEREFELPAIDHSKFSLNGKALCMLTKCDLAERAPGAGDILHNTLQFLLRDAPQVPQSPLTPHHPLLSPSPLTPGPPQPWSMVTPDIHNLTHLLHQGGSVTLSPAPSEQSGGSPRHPDNASSTSSTAAYHHSSAASTGSAHSGSQSDSEDSTRDSSSPQRSPVPPTSTASVSFPAHALASLKHLSDYQRAAAAAAAAAAAQNVSTHQESLQHQSPAQPAVPPQPQGPPGPGEEPVETGTNGRLLWDFLQQLLNDPQQRYSRYIAWKNRDTGVFKIVDPPGLARLWGIQKNHLSMNYDKMSRALRYYYRVNILRKVQGERHCYQFLRNPSELKSIKNISMLRSAPLQSPRVKDTPASQPAPMEEEEEEGPTDLSMSSLHHQYHPQNAMDTHPQSLAREPHVIIKSEEYLDHSYE, encoded by the exons ATGAAGGTGCCGCCGCTGAACCTGACTCCTGACGTGAATCGCGTGGGCATGGCTCTCCCCTTCAGCCCGGATCTGCTGTGGAGGTACCCACTGTCTCTCCCGCAGTCGGCCTCCCCGTCCTCACCCATGCTTGATGTGAAGACGCAGATGCCCACACACCTCG CTGCTGACCCGCGGCACTGGTCCCGGGATGACGTGACAGCCTTCCTCCGTTGGTTCGAGCGAGAGTTTGAGTTGCCCGCCATCGACCACTCCAAGTTCTCTCTCAACG GCAAAGCTCTGTGCATGTTGACAAAATGTGACCTGGCGGAACGCGCGCCCGGAGCGGGAGACATCCTGCACAatacactgcagttcctgctgCGCGACGCACCCCAGGTGCCCCagtcccccctcacccctcaccatccactgctctctccctcccccctgacACCAGGACCGCCACAGCCGTGGTCCATGGTCACGCCGGACATCCACAACCTGACGCACTTGCTGCATCAGGGCGGCTCCGTCACGCTCAGCCCAGCACCCTCAGAGCAGAGCGGCGGCTCGCCGCGCCACCCCGACaacgcctcctccacctcctccaccgccgCTTACCACCACTCCTCCGCCGCCTCCACAGGCTCCGCCCACTCCGGCAGCCAGTCTGACTCCGAAGACTCCACACGGGACTCCTCTTCTCCCCAGCGCTCGCCAGTGCCGCCCACCAGCACCGCCTCAGTTTCCTTCCCCGCACACGCCCTCGCCTCCCTAAAACACCTCAGTGATTACCAGCGCGCCGCAGCTgcagctgccgccgccgccgcagctcAGAACGTCTCGACCCATCAAGAGAGTCTGCAGCATCAGAGCCCCGCCCAGCCGGCCGTGCCCCCCCAGCCTCAGGGTCCTCCCGGTCCCGGCGAGGAGCCTGTCGAGACTGGCACCAATGGACGTCTGCTGTGGGATTTCCTGCAGCAGCTGCTTAATGACCCACAGCAGCGGTACTCGAGGTATATCGCCTGGAAGAATCGTGACACGGGCGTGTTCAAGATTGTAGACCCACCGGGGCTGGCTCGGCTCTGGGGCATCCAGAAGAACCACCTGAGCATGAACTACGACAAGATGAGCCGTGCGCTGCGCTACTACTACCGCGTCAACATCCTGCGCAAGGTGCAGGGAGAGCGACACTGCTACCAGTTCCTCAGGAATCCCTCAGAGCTGAAGAGCATCAAGAACATCAGCATGCTGCGGTCGGCACCGCTCCAGTCCCCGAGAGTGAAGGACACCCCGGCCAGCCAGCCTGCccccatggaggaggaggaggaggagggtcccACTGACCTCTCCATGTCCTCGCtgcaccaccagtaccaccccCAAAATGCCATGGACACACACCCACAGAGCCTGGCGCGAGAGCCTCACGTCATCATCAAGAGCGAGGAGTACTTGGATCACAGCTACGAGTAG